In the Leifsonia sp. 466MF genome, one interval contains:
- the glnA gene encoding type I glutamate--ammonia ligase, with protein MDKQRDFVLRTIEERGVKFVRLWFTDVVGTLKSVAIAPAEVEGAFSEGLGFDGSAIEGLTRAYESDLLALPDATTFQILPWRGEIDPTARMFCDITTPDGQPAVSDPRNVLKRTLEKAADRGFTFYTHPEIEFYLLKSSSFGTEGPEPVDSAGYFDNVPGGTAHDFRRRSVRMLEDLGISVEFSHHEAGPGQNEIDLRYADALTTADNIMTFRTVIKEVAIEQGVYATFMPKPLYGHPGSGMHTHMSLFEGDTNAFFEPGAQYQLSKIGRQFIAGLLRHAPEITAVTNQFVNSYKRLWGGDEAPSFVSWGHNNRSALVRVPLYKPSKGQSSRVEYRAMDSAANPYLAFSLLLAAGLKGIEGQYELPPEAEDNVWALSDGERRALGYSQLPASLDHAISLMEDSELVAETLGEQAFNYVLLNKRKEWAEYRAQVTPYELRSNLEIL; from the coding sequence ATGGACAAGCAGCGCGACTTCGTTCTTCGCACGATCGAGGAGCGTGGCGTCAAGTTCGTGAGGCTGTGGTTCACGGACGTCGTCGGCACACTGAAGTCCGTCGCGATCGCCCCGGCCGAGGTCGAGGGAGCGTTCAGCGAGGGGCTCGGGTTCGACGGTTCCGCCATCGAGGGCCTCACCCGCGCCTACGAGTCCGACCTGCTCGCCCTTCCGGACGCGACGACCTTCCAGATCCTTCCGTGGCGGGGCGAGATCGACCCGACCGCACGCATGTTCTGCGACATCACGACGCCGGACGGGCAGCCGGCCGTCTCCGACCCGCGGAACGTGCTCAAGCGCACGCTGGAGAAGGCGGCCGACCGCGGCTTCACCTTCTACACGCATCCCGAGATCGAGTTCTACCTGCTCAAGTCGTCGTCCTTCGGCACCGAGGGCCCGGAGCCGGTCGACTCGGCCGGCTACTTCGACAACGTCCCCGGCGGCACCGCCCACGACTTCCGCCGCCGCTCGGTGCGCATGCTCGAAGACCTCGGCATCTCCGTCGAGTTCAGCCACCACGAGGCCGGTCCGGGGCAGAACGAGATCGACCTGCGCTACGCCGACGCGCTCACCACGGCCGATAACATCATGACGTTCCGGACGGTCATCAAGGAGGTGGCCATCGAGCAGGGCGTGTACGCCACCTTCATGCCGAAGCCGCTCTACGGCCACCCGGGATCCGGGATGCACACTCACATGTCGCTGTTCGAGGGCGACACCAATGCGTTCTTCGAGCCGGGTGCCCAGTACCAGCTGTCGAAGATCGGCCGCCAGTTCATCGCGGGCCTGCTGCGCCACGCTCCGGAGATCACCGCGGTCACCAACCAGTTCGTGAACTCGTACAAGCGGCTGTGGGGCGGAGACGAGGCGCCCAGCTTCGTCAGCTGGGGTCACAACAACCGGTCCGCGCTGGTCCGCGTCCCGCTGTATAAGCCGAGCAAGGGCCAGAGCTCGCGCGTCGAGTACCGGGCGATGGACTCGGCAGCGAACCCGTACCTCGCGTTCTCGCTCCTGCTCGCGGCCGGCCTCAAGGGCATCGAGGGCCAGTACGAGCTGCCGCCGGAGGCAGAGGACAACGTCTGGGCCCTGTCCGACGGCGAACGCCGCGCCCTCGGGTACAGCCAGCTCCCGGCCAGCCTCGACCACGCCATCTCCCTGATGGAGGACTCGGAGCTCGTCGCCGAGACGCTCGGCGAGCAGGCCTTCAACTACGTCCTGCTCAACAAGCGCAAGGAGTGGGCGGAGTACCGGGCGCAGGTCACCCCGTACGAGCTGCGATCCAACCTCGAGATCCTCTGA
- a CDS encoding bifunctional [glutamine synthetase] adenylyltransferase/[glutamine synthetase]-adenylyl-L-tyrosine phosphorylase, whose translation MTRQQLSLTALARAGFVGLSSVRDALDELADLTGLTPETLISALSAAADPDTALASALRLLRQAPEQATAALRTEEDARRVFRVIGASEGAAEFFLRQPAEVDALAAPIAELPSADELREDLLAVVGAVDGVAADGDESAWTRLRIRYRRRLVQVASFDLEQADPVGGFDAVAATLSDLAAAALEASLAVARRMAIGTGPGRFPEEQVRATRFAVIGMGKAGARELNYVSDVDVIFVTEGDDAAGLEPGRAVDIATRLAMLTMRGIHEPAIEPGLWEVDPNLRPEGKDGALVRTLDSHIAYYDRWAKGWEFQALLKARPLAGDPGLGERYVAALAPKVWSSASRENFVESVQRMRERVTDHIPDDEVHYQLKLGPGGLRDVEFTVQLLQLVHGQTDDAVRQRDTLSALAALAEQGYVGREEAATFSRDYRSLRLMEHRLQLRRLSRTHLMPRDEADVRILARATGLAPSADGLLVQWNEIKHRVRGLHERLFYRPLLSAVAATPADDARLGGGAGLTSEQAEARLAAIGFRDPRGALSHIGALTSGVSRRAAIQRHLLPVMLQWFASGPDPDYGLLTFRRLSEELGSTHWYLRMLRDSTGAAEGLTRVLSGSRFAGELLGRIPESVAWLEDEDELRPRPAALLREETAAILARHESVDTAAAALRAVRRREILRLAFSGILGFATIEELAHGLTDVTENIISGVLEAIRLARGDADQLEFAVIGMGRFGGRELGFGSDADVMYVFRPLAAEQEAANRSALAIVSELNRLTEDNRLPLDLDIGLRPEGKNGPPARSLDSYRAYYQRWSLTWEAQALLRARGIAGDAGLLADFTELADEVRYPQSIGEQEIREVKRIKARVENERLPQGADPSRHLKLGRGSLSDVEWFVQLIQLQHAAEVPALRTTSTLDALAAAAEHGFVSAEDAARLRDAWVFASRTRSAMTLWADKTADVLPSDRVALDGVARLMEYPPGSASRLEEDYLAVTRRARQVFERAFYGLPQRPAPTA comes from the coding sequence GTGACGCGGCAGCAGCTCTCCCTCACCGCCCTGGCGCGCGCCGGGTTCGTGGGGCTGAGTTCGGTCCGTGACGCGCTGGACGAGCTCGCCGACCTCACCGGGCTGACTCCCGAGACGCTGATCTCGGCGCTGTCCGCTGCGGCCGATCCCGACACCGCGCTGGCCTCAGCGCTGCGGCTGCTGCGGCAGGCGCCGGAACAGGCGACGGCGGCTCTCCGCACCGAGGAGGACGCCCGCCGGGTGTTCCGCGTGATCGGGGCGTCGGAGGGCGCGGCCGAGTTCTTCCTCCGCCAGCCGGCCGAAGTGGATGCCCTCGCCGCGCCGATCGCCGAGCTCCCGTCGGCCGACGAACTGCGAGAAGACCTTCTCGCCGTCGTCGGAGCGGTCGACGGTGTGGCCGCCGACGGCGACGAGAGCGCGTGGACGCGCCTCCGCATCCGCTACCGCCGCCGCCTCGTCCAGGTGGCGAGCTTCGACCTGGAGCAGGCCGACCCCGTCGGCGGGTTCGATGCGGTCGCCGCGACGCTCTCCGACCTCGCCGCGGCGGCGCTCGAGGCCTCGCTGGCCGTGGCACGGCGGATGGCCATCGGCACTGGTCCCGGCCGCTTCCCGGAGGAGCAGGTGCGCGCGACACGGTTCGCCGTCATCGGGATGGGCAAGGCGGGCGCCCGCGAACTGAACTACGTCAGCGACGTCGACGTCATCTTCGTCACCGAGGGCGACGACGCGGCCGGACTGGAGCCAGGCCGCGCGGTCGACATCGCCACCCGTCTCGCGATGCTGACGATGCGCGGCATCCACGAGCCGGCCATCGAGCCGGGGCTGTGGGAGGTCGACCCCAATCTGCGGCCGGAGGGCAAGGACGGCGCGCTCGTCCGCACTCTCGACTCGCACATCGCCTACTACGACCGGTGGGCGAAGGGATGGGAGTTCCAGGCCCTGCTCAAGGCACGTCCGCTCGCGGGCGACCCCGGGCTCGGCGAGCGGTACGTCGCGGCCCTCGCGCCGAAGGTGTGGAGCAGCGCCTCCCGCGAGAACTTCGTGGAGTCGGTGCAGCGGATGCGCGAGCGCGTCACCGACCACATCCCGGACGACGAGGTCCACTACCAGCTGAAGCTCGGCCCGGGCGGGCTGCGCGATGTCGAGTTCACGGTCCAGTTGCTGCAGCTCGTCCACGGCCAGACCGACGACGCGGTGCGGCAGCGCGACACGCTCTCCGCGCTGGCAGCCCTCGCCGAGCAGGGCTACGTCGGGCGTGAGGAGGCGGCGACCTTCTCGCGCGACTACCGGTCGCTCCGCCTGATGGAGCACCGCCTGCAGCTGCGACGGCTGAGCCGCACCCACCTGATGCCGCGCGACGAGGCGGATGTGCGCATCCTCGCACGCGCCACCGGTCTGGCTCCCAGCGCCGATGGGCTCCTCGTGCAGTGGAACGAGATCAAGCACCGCGTGCGCGGGCTGCACGAGCGGCTCTTCTACCGCCCGCTGCTCAGCGCGGTCGCGGCGACACCCGCCGACGACGCGCGGCTCGGCGGGGGAGCGGGGCTCACCAGCGAGCAGGCGGAGGCACGTCTCGCCGCGATCGGGTTCCGCGACCCGCGCGGGGCGCTCTCGCACATCGGCGCGCTCACCTCCGGCGTCTCACGCCGGGCGGCGATCCAGCGGCACCTCCTCCCGGTGATGCTGCAGTGGTTCGCGAGTGGTCCGGATCCCGACTACGGTCTCCTCACCTTCCGGCGACTCAGCGAAGAGCTGGGCAGCACGCACTGGTACCTGCGGATGCTGCGCGACTCCACGGGGGCGGCCGAAGGCCTCACGCGTGTGCTGTCCGGCTCCCGGTTCGCCGGCGAGCTGCTGGGGCGCATCCCCGAGTCCGTCGCGTGGCTCGAAGACGAAGACGAGCTGCGGCCCCGCCCGGCGGCGCTGCTGCGGGAGGAGACGGCCGCGATCCTCGCCCGGCACGAGTCGGTCGACACGGCCGCCGCGGCGCTGCGGGCGGTGCGTCGACGGGAGATCCTGCGGCTCGCGTTCTCCGGCATCCTCGGCTTCGCCACGATCGAGGAGCTGGCGCACGGGCTCACCGACGTCACCGAGAACATCATCTCGGGTGTGCTGGAGGCCATCCGGCTCGCTCGAGGGGATGCGGACCAGCTGGAGTTCGCCGTCATCGGCATGGGGCGGTTCGGCGGTCGCGAGCTCGGCTTCGGTTCCGATGCCGACGTGATGTACGTGTTCCGGCCGCTGGCGGCGGAACAGGAGGCCGCGAACCGGAGCGCGCTGGCGATCGTGTCGGAGCTGAACCGGCTCACCGAGGACAACCGGCTCCCGCTCGACCTCGACATCGGCCTGCGCCCGGAGGGGAAGAACGGGCCGCCGGCGCGCTCGCTCGACTCCTACCGTGCCTACTATCAGCGCTGGTCGCTCACCTGGGAGGCGCAGGCGCTCCTGCGCGCCCGCGGGATTGCGGGGGATGCCGGCCTGCTCGCTGACTTCACCGAACTCGCCGACGAGGTGCGCTATCCGCAGAGCATCGGCGAGCAGGAGATCCGCGAGGTGAAGCGCATCAAGGCGCGCGTCGAGAACGAGCGCTTGCCGCAGGGCGCCGACCCGTCCCGCCATCTCAAGCTCGGGCGCGGTTCGCTGAGCGACGTCGAGTGGTTCGTCCAGCTGATCCAGCTGCAGCACGCCGCCGAGGTGCCCGCGCTGCGGACCACATCCACTCTGGATGCGTTGGCTGCGGCGGCTGAACACGGGTTCGTCTCCGCCGAGGACGCCGCGCGGCTGCGTGACGCGTGGGTGTTCGCATCCCGGACCCGATCGGCGATGACCCTGTGGGCGGACAAGACCGCCGATGTGCTGCCGTCCGACCGCGTCGCCCTCGACGGCGTCGCCCGCCTGATGGAGTACCCGCCCGGCTCCGCCTCCCGCCTCGAGGAGGACTACCTCGCGGTGACGCGCCGCGCCCGTCAGGTCTTCGAGCGCGCCTTCTACGGCCTCCCGCAGCGCCCCGCCCCCACCGCCTGA
- a CDS encoding RNA polymerase sigma factor translates to MSGIPARVDAVWRIDGARVVATLAKVTGDVGLAEDLAQEALVEALNQWPRDGVPENPGGWLVAVAKRRAIDQWRRRERLDDRYRAIAATLEEAGEDSWEPIDDDVLRLVFTACHPALSREGQVALTLRVVAGLSTAEIARMYFVPVATVQQRIVRAKKTIAAARIPFASPEPAEWKQRLAGVLSVVYLIFTEGYAATAGREWMRADLANEALRLGRMVAALLPREPEAHALVALMELQAARFPARTRPDGTPVLLTEQDRTRWDRAQILRGRAALARADELGRGRGPYALQAAIAECHAVAPSADDTDWDRIVILYEALGRIAPSPVVELNRAAAVSMATGPANALRIADELAARGALPGSHLLPSVRGELLARLGRTEEAASELTAAAGLTANERERDVLLAKAARLRDA, encoded by the coding sequence ATGAGCGGGATCCCGGCACGGGTCGACGCCGTCTGGCGCATCGACGGAGCGCGCGTCGTCGCGACGCTCGCGAAGGTGACCGGCGACGTCGGCCTGGCCGAGGATCTCGCGCAGGAGGCGCTCGTCGAGGCGCTGAACCAATGGCCCCGGGATGGCGTGCCCGAGAACCCGGGCGGCTGGCTCGTCGCCGTGGCGAAGCGCCGCGCGATCGACCAGTGGCGGCGGCGCGAACGGCTCGACGACCGGTACCGGGCGATCGCGGCGACACTGGAGGAGGCGGGCGAAGACTCCTGGGAGCCGATCGATGACGACGTGCTCCGGCTCGTGTTCACCGCGTGCCATCCTGCTCTGTCGAGGGAAGGCCAGGTCGCGCTCACCCTGCGCGTGGTGGCCGGGCTCAGCACGGCGGAGATCGCCCGGATGTACTTCGTGCCGGTCGCCACGGTGCAGCAGCGGATTGTCCGGGCGAAGAAGACCATCGCCGCCGCGCGCATCCCCTTCGCCTCCCCCGAGCCGGCCGAGTGGAAGCAACGGCTCGCCGGCGTGCTCAGCGTCGTCTACCTGATCTTCACGGAAGGCTACGCGGCGACGGCGGGACGCGAGTGGATGCGGGCCGACCTCGCGAACGAGGCGCTGCGGCTGGGACGCATGGTCGCCGCGCTGCTGCCCCGGGAGCCCGAGGCGCATGCGCTCGTCGCTCTCATGGAGTTGCAGGCCGCCCGCTTCCCGGCGCGGACCCGGCCGGACGGGACCCCGGTGCTGCTGACCGAGCAGGACCGGACGCGATGGGACCGCGCGCAGATCCTCCGTGGACGGGCGGCGCTCGCCCGGGCGGACGAGCTGGGCCGCGGGCGCGGGCCGTACGCGCTGCAGGCCGCCATCGCCGAATGCCACGCGGTCGCGCCGAGCGCCGACGACACCGATTGGGACCGCATCGTCATCCTCTACGAAGCGCTCGGCCGGATAGCCCCGAGCCCGGTGGTGGAGTTGAACCGGGCCGCGGCGGTGTCGATGGCGACCGGTCCGGCCAACGCGCTGCGGATCGCCGACGAGCTCGCCGCACGCGGCGCCCTCCCGGGGTCGCACTTGCTGCCGAGCGTCCGCGGCGAACTGCTGGCGCGCCTCGGGCGCACCGAGGAGGCGGCCTCCGAGCTGACCGCGGCGGCGGGCCTCACCGCGAACGAACGCGAGCGCGACGTCCTGCTCGCCAAAGCCGCCCGCCTCCGCGACGCCTGA
- a CDS encoding YciI family protein: MKYMLIMRSDDAAKQAYQEMDFNEVITQMGKYNEQLISAGVLLSGDGLADDVAETGFVVDFSSTPPAITDGPYGETHELFNGFWILEVGSKEEAAEWASRCPLGPGSKLEVRRVTDESDFAAFADNEYIRKEAEWRAAADKA; this comes from the coding sequence ATGAAGTACATGCTGATCATGCGCTCGGACGACGCCGCGAAGCAGGCCTACCAGGAGATGGACTTCAACGAGGTCATCACCCAGATGGGCAAGTACAACGAGCAGCTGATCTCCGCCGGCGTCCTGCTGTCGGGCGACGGCCTCGCGGATGATGTCGCCGAGACGGGATTCGTCGTGGACTTCTCGTCGACGCCCCCGGCGATCACAGACGGCCCCTACGGCGAGACCCACGAACTGTTCAACGGCTTCTGGATCCTCGAGGTCGGCTCGAAGGAGGAGGCAGCGGAGTGGGCCAGCCGATGCCCGCTCGGCCCCGGCTCGAAGCTGGAGGTGCGCCGCGTCACCGACGAGAGCGACTTCGCCGCCTTCGCCGACAACGAGTACATCCGGAAGGAGGCCGAGTGGCGCGCGGCCGCCGACAAGGCCTGA
- a CDS encoding dicarboxylate/amino acid:cation symporter has protein sequence MTSTSLSSPAPRTRRGPRWLRSFGVQVTAALVLGVVAGLIARQLGEPGGQPNGLTATLNTIGQSYVSLLKAAVIPLIFLAIVSSIGNLRRVSNAARLAGRTLLWFAITAFIAVSIGIALGVVIQPGSRASHGELAAADPGVTATWWNFLLGLVPANFVGAQVNTHVDVVDGVATATSAVSFNVLQVIVVAAAIGIAALKVGRKAEPFLTFTDSALKIVQRVLWWIIRLAPLGTFALIGNAVATYGWTTIGSLAWFVFAIYLGLAIVLFVVYPIIVRSNGLSIRQYFSGVWPAVQLGFVSRSSIGTLPLTQRVVERNLGVPSGYASFAAPLGATTKMDGCAAIYPAIAAIFVAQFYGIQLNFLQYLLIIVVSVVGSAATAGTTGAIVMLTLTLSTLGLPLDGVGLLLAVDAILDMGRTAVNVAGQALVPTIVAKREGILDLELYNAPRSGVPFTDEDEAHATEAGDTDATVDGGEPESSDSGDDARGKVAQPV, from the coding sequence ATGACTTCCACTTCGCTTTCCTCCCCTGCGCCACGGACCCGGCGCGGCCCCCGCTGGCTTCGCTCCTTCGGCGTCCAGGTCACCGCTGCGCTCGTGCTCGGCGTCGTCGCCGGCCTGATCGCACGCCAGCTCGGCGAACCGGGCGGGCAGCCCAACGGGCTCACTGCGACCCTCAACACGATCGGGCAGTCGTACGTCTCTCTGCTGAAGGCCGCGGTGATCCCGCTCATCTTCCTCGCGATCGTCTCCAGCATCGGCAACCTGCGCCGCGTCTCGAACGCCGCGCGCCTCGCCGGGCGGACGCTGCTGTGGTTCGCGATCACCGCGTTCATCGCGGTGAGCATCGGCATCGCACTGGGCGTCGTCATCCAGCCGGGCAGCCGGGCGTCGCACGGGGAACTCGCCGCCGCCGATCCCGGTGTCACCGCGACGTGGTGGAACTTCCTGCTCGGCCTGGTGCCGGCGAACTTCGTCGGCGCTCAGGTCAACACCCATGTGGATGTGGTGGATGGCGTGGCCACTGCCACCTCCGCCGTCAGCTTCAACGTGCTGCAGGTGATCGTGGTCGCTGCGGCCATCGGCATCGCCGCCCTGAAGGTGGGCAGGAAGGCGGAGCCGTTCCTCACCTTCACCGATTCGGCGCTGAAGATCGTCCAGCGTGTGCTCTGGTGGATCATCCGGCTGGCCCCGCTCGGCACGTTCGCCCTCATCGGCAACGCTGTCGCGACCTACGGATGGACGACCATCGGATCGCTCGCCTGGTTCGTGTTCGCGATCTACCTCGGCCTCGCGATCGTGCTGTTCGTTGTGTACCCGATCATCGTCCGCAGCAACGGTCTCTCGATCCGCCAGTACTTCTCGGGCGTGTGGCCGGCGGTGCAGCTGGGCTTCGTGAGCCGGTCCTCGATCGGGACGCTCCCGCTCACGCAGCGCGTCGTCGAGCGCAACCTGGGCGTGCCGAGCGGATACGCGTCATTCGCCGCGCCGTTGGGGGCGACGACCAAGATGGACGGCTGCGCCGCGATCTACCCGGCCATCGCCGCGATCTTCGTCGCCCAGTTCTACGGCATCCAGCTCAACTTCCTGCAGTACCTGCTCATCATCGTGGTGTCGGTCGTCGGATCGGCGGCGACCGCCGGGACGACCGGCGCGATCGTCATGCTCACGCTCACGCTCTCGACGCTCGGCCTGCCCCTCGACGGTGTCGGCCTGCTGCTCGCGGTGGACGCGATCCTCGACATGGGCCGGACGGCGGTCAACGTGGCCGGCCAGGCGCTGGTGCCGACGATCGTCGCCAAGCGGGAGGGCATCCTGGACCTCGAGCTGTACAACGCGCCGCGCTCTGGCGTGCCGTTCACCGATGAGGATGAGGCGCACGCCACAGAGGCCGGCGACACCGATGCGACGGTGGACGGCGGTGAGCCGGAGTCCAGCGACAGCGGCGACGACGCCCGGGGTAAGGTCGCGCAGCCGGTCTGA
- the glnA gene encoding type I glutamate--ammonia ligase encodes MFRDSSEVLKFIKDTDVKFLDIRFTDLPGVQQHFNIPASTVDEEFFSVGQLFDGSSIRGFASIHESDMQLIPDVSTAYIDPFRAERTLIMVFDIYNPRNGEIYSKDPRQVAKKAEKYLASTGIADTAYFAPEAEFYIFDDVRYEVKQNSSFYSVDSEEGAWNSGRVEEGGNLANKTPYKGGYFPVSPVDKQADLRDDISLKLIDAGLILERAHHEVGTGGQAEINYRFDTMVHAADDILKFKYIVKNTANEWGKTATFMPKPLFGDNGSGMHTHQSLWNDGKPLFYDEAGYGGLSDIARWYIGGLLKHAPAVLAFTNPTVNSFHRLVPGFEAPVNLVYSAGNRSASIRIPITGSNPKAKRIEFRAPDASGNPYLAFAAQLMAGLDGIKNRIEPHEPVDKDLYELPPEEARNIPQVPASLGEALDALEADHDFLTAGGVFTPELIETWIEYKREKEIKPLAQRPHPFEYELYYGV; translated from the coding sequence ATGTTCCGTGATTCGTCTGAGGTGCTCAAGTTCATCAAGGACACCGACGTCAAGTTCCTTGATATCCGCTTCACCGACCTTCCCGGTGTGCAGCAGCACTTCAACATCCCCGCCTCGACGGTCGATGAGGAGTTCTTCTCCGTCGGTCAGCTCTTCGACGGCTCCTCGATCCGCGGCTTCGCGTCGATCCACGAGTCCGACATGCAGCTGATCCCGGACGTGTCGACGGCCTACATCGACCCGTTCCGTGCCGAGCGCACGCTGATCATGGTGTTCGACATCTACAACCCGCGCAACGGTGAGATCTACTCGAAGGACCCGCGCCAGGTCGCCAAGAAGGCCGAGAAGTACCTCGCCTCCACCGGAATCGCCGACACCGCGTACTTCGCCCCCGAGGCGGAGTTCTACATCTTCGACGACGTCCGCTACGAGGTGAAGCAGAACTCCAGCTTCTACTCCGTCGACTCCGAAGAGGGCGCCTGGAACTCGGGCCGCGTCGAAGAGGGCGGCAACCTCGCCAACAAGACCCCGTACAAGGGCGGCTACTTCCCGGTGAGCCCCGTCGACAAGCAGGCCGACCTGCGCGACGACATCTCGCTGAAGCTGATCGACGCCGGCCTCATCCTGGAGCGCGCACACCACGAGGTGGGCACCGGCGGCCAGGCGGAGATCAACTACCGCTTCGACACGATGGTCCACGCGGCGGACGACATCCTCAAGTTCAAGTACATCGTCAAGAACACCGCCAACGAGTGGGGCAAGACGGCCACGTTCATGCCGAAGCCGCTGTTCGGCGACAACGGCTCGGGCATGCACACCCACCAGTCGCTGTGGAACGACGGCAAGCCGCTGTTCTACGACGAGGCCGGCTACGGCGGACTCTCCGACATCGCGCGCTGGTACATCGGCGGCCTGCTGAAGCACGCCCCGGCCGTCCTGGCGTTCACGAACCCGACGGTGAACTCGTTCCACCGCCTGGTCCCCGGCTTCGAGGCCCCGGTCAACCTGGTCTACTCGGCCGGCAACCGCTCGGCGTCGATCCGCATCCCGATCACGGGCTCCAACCCCAAGGCGAAGCGCATCGAGTTCCGCGCCCCCGACGCGTCCGGCAACCCGTACCTCGCGTTCGCCGCGCAGCTGATGGCGGGCCTCGACGGCATCAAGAACCGCATCGAGCCGCACGAGCCGGTCGACAAGGACCTCTACGAGCTTCCCCCGGAGGAGGCGCGAAACATCCCGCAGGTGCCGGCGTCGCTCGGCGAGGCGCTCGACGCGCTCGAGGCCGACCACGACTTCCTCACCGCGGGCGGCGTGTTCACCCCGGAGCTCATCGAGACCTGGATCGAGTACAAGCGCGAGAAGGAGATCAAGCCGCTCGCGCAGCGTCCGCACCCGTTCGAGTACGAGCTGTACTACGGGGTCTGA
- a CDS encoding RDD family protein: protein MPQNPANRPDDIAPSRYPGERLGLPEAGPRSVGRVGRRIAAIAIDWAIASLLSFAFFRYDSWATISIFAVLQIVFIPTLGGSVGHRALGMRVVAVRGGWVGVWRPIVRTLLLCIVIPALVWDSDQRGFHDKIAGTVLIRA, encoded by the coding sequence GTGCCGCAGAATCCCGCCAACCGCCCCGACGACATCGCCCCCAGTCGTTACCCGGGGGAGCGCCTCGGACTGCCCGAGGCCGGTCCGCGGTCCGTCGGACGGGTGGGACGGCGGATCGCGGCAATCGCCATCGACTGGGCCATCGCATCCCTGCTGTCGTTCGCGTTCTTCCGTTACGACTCGTGGGCGACGATCTCGATCTTCGCCGTGCTGCAGATCGTGTTCATCCCGACTCTCGGGGGCAGTGTCGGCCACAGGGCGCTCGGGATGCGCGTCGTCGCCGTGCGCGGCGGCTGGGTCGGGGTGTGGCGCCCGATCGTCCGGACGCTGCTCCTCTGCATCGTGATCCCGGCGCTGGTCTGGGACTCCGACCAGCGCGGCTTCCACGACAAGATCGCTGGCACCGTCCTCATACGCGCCTGA
- a CDS encoding DUF4191 domain-containing protein — translation MAKDKSTKEPGRLKQMWQVFQMTRRYDNRAVLYIVLGAVLPIILGILLAVFLSGGNIFTMVLWILAGVLAGVLIALIILGRRAERAAYSQIEGQPGAVGAVLRSSLKRSWRGSEMPVAVNGKTQDAVYRATGRGGVVLISEGPVTRTKRMIDEERRKVNRVLPNVPVTVISVGPDADSVPLHKVPRTLAKIKPTLTKAEVLAISNRLQSMENQMPIPKGIDPMKVRAQRAR, via the coding sequence ATGGCAAAGGACAAGTCCACCAAGGAGCCCGGCCGTCTGAAGCAGATGTGGCAGGTGTTCCAGATGACCCGCCGGTACGACAACCGTGCGGTGCTGTACATCGTCCTCGGGGCTGTCCTGCCGATCATCCTCGGCATCCTGCTCGCCGTGTTCCTCTCCGGCGGCAACATCTTCACGATGGTGCTGTGGATCCTCGCGGGTGTGCTCGCCGGCGTCCTGATCGCGCTGATCATCCTCGGTCGTCGTGCCGAGCGTGCCGCGTACTCGCAGATCGAGGGACAGCCAGGCGCCGTCGGCGCTGTGCTCCGCTCGTCGCTGAAGCGCAGCTGGCGCGGCTCTGAGATGCCGGTCGCCGTCAACGGCAAGACGCAGGATGCGGTGTACCGGGCGACCGGCCGCGGCGGCGTCGTGCTCATCAGCGAGGGCCCGGTGACCCGCACCAAGCGCATGATCGACGAGGAGCGCCGCAAGGTGAACCGCGTGCTCCCGAACGTTCCGGTCACCGTCATCAGCGTCGGGCCGGACGCCGACTCCGTGCCGCTGCACAAGGTGCCGCGCACGCTCGCCAAGATCAAGCCGACCCTCACCAAGGCCGAGGTGCTCGCGATCAGCAACCGCCTCCAGTCGATGGAGAACCAGATGCCGATCCCGAAGGGCATCGACCCCATGAAGGTGCGCGCCCAGCGCGCGCGCTGA